The following coding sequences lie in one Silvanigrella aquatica genomic window:
- a CDS encoding GNAT family N-acetyltransferase, translated as MKPLSQICEELMVNKFFYIPKVFDKCNFLETDEMILAKSPYHSSLFNICWIKKINPIYFENSLRHIIEFFYPKPFALWFGMNLSTQDIEFTLNSLGFIKKNSRFNMVSDLKSITYFDKYIENIKISKITCDLELDIFLDVIEDFEPCARGYFKKVFRELGYSNLQPYHFFYLNVANEPVCIGSIYFQNNICGICEIFTHPNFRKKGYARKILNFIMNYSKENNINYLSLVASVKFDLDLKSIAMKYKNLGFMEQGEYSCYEYEGSGFQ; from the coding sequence ATGAAACCACTTTCACAAATTTGTGAAGAGTTGATGGTCAATAAATTTTTCTATATTCCTAAAGTTTTTGATAAATGTAATTTTCTAGAAACAGATGAAATGATTTTGGCAAAATCTCCATATCATAGTTCTCTTTTTAATATTTGTTGGATAAAAAAAATAAATCCTATTTATTTTGAAAATTCTTTGCGACACATTATTGAATTTTTTTATCCTAAACCTTTTGCGCTTTGGTTTGGAATGAATCTTTCCACACAGGACATTGAATTTACATTAAATTCATTAGGTTTTATAAAGAAAAATTCACGTTTTAATATGGTTTCAGATTTAAAATCAATTACTTATTTTGATAAATATATTGAAAATATAAAAATATCAAAAATTACATGTGATCTTGAACTGGATATTTTTTTGGATGTCATTGAGGATTTTGAACCCTGTGCAAGAGGTTATTTCAAAAAAGTGTTTCGAGAATTGGGTTATTCAAATTTACAACCCTATCATTTTTTTTATTTGAATGTAGCAAATGAACCCGTATGTATTGGTTCAATTTATTTTCAAAATAATATATGTGGTATATGTGAAATATTTACACATCCTAATTTTAGAAAAAAAGGTTATGCTAGAAAAATTTTGAATTTTATTATGAATTATTCAAAAGAAAATAACATAAATTATTTGAGTTTAGTTGCATCAGTAAAATTTGATTTAGATTTAAAATCAATTGCTATGAAATATAAAAATTTAGGATTTATGGAACAAGGAGAATATTCTTGTTACGAATATGAAGGTTCAGGTTTTCAATGA
- a CDS encoding NAD(P)/FAD-dependent oxidoreductase: protein MTISRRDFLNGTSLAIIAGMTPLDLLGADMLPFDNYPPSLTGLRGSHAGSYESAHALAQERMKFPVDDLPVEEKYDLVIVGAGISGLSAAFFYQKKFKNAKILLLDNHDDFGGHAKRNEFKKNKTFSMGYGGSESLQSPKHLYSNTALKLLEELKIDIDKLEKHFDVSFYPKLHLSRGVFFDKENFLSDKFVSGDPTRSACDEIPPGQLHGKKIKEFINEFPMSSTDKNALIKLYTEKKDYLPKLKTEEKVAYLQKISYRDFLLKHVGISEQAVKYFQAKSHDFDTIGIDAISAYDDSRVLNLPGLDGMNLPPMDDDDLNALNDPYIYHFPDGNATIARLLVSNLMPKVTNGIKDMNSIILNKFDYTKLDLNDSLVRLRLSSTVVTVANANKGKEVPVDIGYLDKPELDSEGKLVKLGTLHRIQAKHVIMANYNMMIPYILTELPQEQKEALALNVKAPLLYTKVLISNWKSFIKLGVHEIYSPCLPYCRVKLDYPVDLGRYFHPRSPEKPIQLHMVSVPSLPEQIGKDARTQFRMGRYKLLTTSFSEFEKDIRNQLQRILAPTKLFNHEKDILGITINRWSHGYSYYLNSLFDDEDKSNNIINTARKPFGNVVIANSDADWNPYAQTAIDQAHRAVDELFSQL from the coding sequence ATGACAATATCACGCCGCGATTTTTTAAATGGAACTTCACTTGCCATTATTGCAGGTATGACACCGCTCGACCTTCTCGGTGCGGACATGCTTCCCTTTGATAACTATCCACCAAGCTTAACCGGTCTCAGAGGAAGTCACGCGGGTTCTTATGAAAGCGCACATGCCTTAGCCCAAGAAAGAATGAAATTTCCTGTTGATGATTTACCTGTTGAAGAAAAATATGATTTAGTCATCGTAGGAGCAGGTATTAGTGGACTTTCTGCGGCATTTTTCTATCAAAAAAAGTTTAAAAACGCTAAAATTTTACTTTTAGACAATCATGATGATTTTGGGGGACATGCCAAAAGAAATGAATTTAAAAAAAATAAAACATTTTCTATGGGCTATGGGGGATCGGAATCCTTACAATCACCAAAACACTTATATAGTAACACAGCTTTAAAACTTCTTGAAGAATTAAAAATTGATATTGATAAACTAGAAAAACATTTTGACGTATCATTTTATCCTAAACTTCATTTGAGTCGTGGAGTATTTTTTGATAAAGAAAACTTTTTAAGTGATAAATTTGTTTCGGGAGATCCCACGCGAAGTGCTTGTGATGAAATTCCACCCGGACAATTGCATGGCAAAAAGATAAAAGAATTTATAAATGAATTTCCAATGTCATCAACAGATAAAAATGCTCTTATTAAATTATATACTGAAAAAAAAGATTATTTACCTAAATTAAAAACAGAAGAAAAAGTAGCCTATTTACAAAAAATAAGTTACCGAGATTTCTTACTTAAGCATGTTGGTATAAGCGAACAAGCCGTTAAATATTTTCAAGCCAAAAGCCATGATTTTGATACCATTGGTATCGATGCCATTTCAGCTTATGATGATTCCAGAGTTCTAAACTTACCTGGTTTAGATGGCATGAATTTACCCCCTATGGATGATGATGATCTCAATGCTTTAAATGATCCCTATATTTATCATTTTCCCGATGGCAACGCGACCATAGCACGTCTTTTAGTAAGTAATCTTATGCCTAAAGTAACAAATGGAATAAAAGATATGAATTCCATTATTTTAAATAAATTTGATTACACAAAATTAGACTTAAATGATTCTTTAGTAAGATTACGCTTAAGCAGCACTGTTGTTACTGTAGCAAACGCAAATAAAGGCAAAGAAGTCCCAGTAGATATTGGTTATTTAGACAAGCCTGAATTAGATAGTGAAGGAAAACTTGTAAAACTGGGTACTTTACATAGAATTCAAGCAAAACATGTGATCATGGCCAATTATAATATGATGATTCCTTATATTTTAACGGAGCTTCCTCAAGAGCAAAAAGAGGCTTTAGCCTTAAATGTAAAAGCACCCTTACTTTATACAAAAGTATTAATTTCAAATTGGAAATCATTTATCAAGCTTGGTGTTCATGAAATATATTCACCTTGCCTCCCTTATTGCCGTGTAAAACTAGATTACCCTGTAGATTTAGGTCGTTATTTTCACCCCAGATCACCTGAAAAACCTATACAATTGCATATGGTTTCAGTTCCAAGCCTACCTGAACAAATAGGAAAAGATGCCCGCACTCAATTTCGTATGGGACGTTATAAATTATTAACCACTTCCTTTTCTGAATTTGAAAAAGATATCCGCAACCAACTGCAAAGAATTTTAGCTCCGACAAAGCTTTTTAATCATGAGAAAGATATTTTAGGAATTACAATAAATCGATGGTCACATGGCTATTCCTACTATTTGAATAGTTTGTTTGATGATGAAGATAAAAGTAATAATATCATTAATACCGCGCGAAAACCTTTTGGCAATGTGGTCATAGCCAATTCCGATGCCGACTGGAATCCCTATGCGCAAACAGCGATTGATCAAGCTCACCGCGCTGTAGATGAATTGTTTTCGCAATTATGA
- a CDS encoding ABC1 kinase family protein: MSEDNSPKSRAFSLIKTLSSTALRAGNEALKRRLNKSDELDSFMSDAALRLVKGLDELKGAAMKVGQLLSMVDESILPPGWKSALSKLQSQATAKDWSYIEPIILKEFGNLDGFSFIEKEAVHAASIGQVHKAQLKDGTFVALKVQYPGLEKSVKSDLKNMKKLINIANFMPNMDNYDHVFDAVEMLFIQELDFIREKNYYDFYYEKFKNNKNIIIPKTIPEFCTKNVLTTQWIDAECLQLWLNKNAKDIHTNPLLIEKRDKLGALLLEVVFTEIFQLNHIQSDPNPGNFLVTENADLVLLDFGATQELSSELIQNYSDLTLSAIQKNKFEIVKAAKKMGFLSRGDQPEAKESFLRAMDIAIEPFLNEKYSWKDANQLKRTHAESVDFMRSTKFRAPSPEVLFINRRLAGNLLIMESLGATVFAREILNRILNINGA; the protein is encoded by the coding sequence TTGAGTGAAGATAATAGCCCTAAAAGTCGTGCTTTTTCCCTAATTAAAACGTTATCAAGTACAGCTCTGCGTGCTGGGAATGAAGCTCTTAAAAGAAGACTTAATAAATCTGATGAACTCGATTCTTTCATGAGTGATGCCGCGTTACGGCTGGTCAAAGGACTTGATGAGCTCAAAGGTGCTGCCATGAAAGTGGGTCAACTTTTGAGCATGGTAGATGAAAGCATTCTCCCACCAGGATGGAAATCCGCTTTGAGCAAACTGCAATCACAAGCAACAGCCAAAGACTGGAGTTACATTGAACCTATAATACTAAAAGAATTTGGAAATTTAGACGGATTTTCGTTCATTGAAAAAGAGGCCGTCCATGCGGCAAGCATAGGTCAAGTGCATAAGGCTCAACTAAAAGATGGGACATTTGTAGCACTAAAAGTGCAATATCCAGGACTTGAAAAAAGCGTCAAATCCGATCTCAAAAACATGAAAAAATTAATTAATATTGCTAATTTTATGCCCAATATGGACAATTATGATCATGTTTTTGATGCCGTTGAAATGCTATTTATTCAAGAACTTGATTTTATCCGTGAAAAAAATTACTACGATTTTTATTATGAAAAATTCAAAAACAATAAGAATATCATTATACCAAAAACAATTCCGGAATTTTGCACAAAAAATGTTTTAACAACTCAATGGATTGATGCAGAATGTTTGCAGCTTTGGCTCAATAAAAACGCCAAAGATATTCATACCAATCCTTTATTGATTGAAAAAAGAGATAAACTAGGCGCTCTCTTATTAGAAGTTGTTTTTACAGAAATATTTCAATTAAATCATATTCAATCCGATCCCAATCCTGGAAATTTCCTTGTCACAGAAAATGCTGATTTGGTCTTACTCGATTTTGGAGCCACTCAAGAACTGAGTTCTGAACTCATTCAAAATTATTCTGATTTAACTTTATCTGCCATTCAAAAAAATAAATTTGAGATTGTAAAAGCCGCAAAAAAAATGGGCTTTTTAAGCCGCGGTGATCAACCCGAAGCAAAAGAGAGTTTTTTAAGAGCCATGGATATTGCCATTGAGCCCTTTCTTAACGAAAAATATTCCTGGAAAGATGCAAATCAATTAAAACGCACACATGCAGAATCAGTTGATTTCATGCGCTCCACAAAATTTCGCGCCCCAAGTCCTGAAGTTCTTTTTATAAATAGACGCCTTGCCGGAAATTTGCTTATAATGGAAAGCTTAGGGGCAACTGTATTTGCCCGAGAAATATTAAATAGAATTCTCAATATCAACGGGGCATAA
- a CDS encoding 6-carboxytetrahydropterin synthase, with amino-acid sequence MLILKGLFSFCASHRLYNPTFSDDKNKLIFGKCAGKNGHGHNFKMEVEITGNVDPETGMVFNLTTLKELVNQNIIEDVDHKHLNFDVPWLEGKIPTTEVFVEAVWERLEKLIQKIDNKNVKLHSVTIWETETHAVQKTRD; translated from the coding sequence ATGTTAATTTTAAAGGGTCTTTTTTCATTTTGCGCAAGCCATCGACTTTATAATCCCACATTTAGTGATGATAAAAACAAACTTATTTTTGGAAAATGTGCGGGAAAAAACGGGCACGGGCATAATTTCAAAATGGAAGTTGAAATTACAGGAAATGTTGATCCCGAAACAGGAATGGTATTTAATTTAACCACTCTTAAAGAATTGGTAAATCAAAATATTATTGAAGACGTCGATCACAAGCATTTAAATTTTGACGTTCCTTGGCTCGAAGGAAAAATTCCCACAACTGAAGTTTTTGTGGAAGCTGTTTGGGAAAGACTCGAAAAATTAATTCAAAAAATTGATAATAAAAATGTAAAGTTACACTCGGTTACCATTTGGGAAACAGAGACACATGCTGTTCAAAAAACAAGAGATTAA
- a CDS encoding DedA family protein produces MDSINSFLLFLVSILKNPVLLIQTVGYIGLIIIVFAETGLLFGFFLPGDSLLIAAGLFAARGDMSVAILLTSLTIAAIVGDAVGFYIGKKLGPLLYKKEDSFFFRKKHIQAAHDFYEKHGGKTIIIARFIPIIRTFAPTVAGAAEMSYFRFVTFNIVGAFLWVFSMILSGYYLGKVFGEQINDYIHILIIGVIIVSLLPLIIKWIKSRKIQNNNV; encoded by the coding sequence ATGGATTCCATCAATTCTTTTCTTTTATTTCTTGTTTCTATATTGAAAAATCCTGTTTTATTAATTCAAACTGTGGGGTATATTGGGCTTATAATTATAGTTTTTGCCGAAACAGGACTGCTATTTGGATTTTTCTTACCAGGTGATTCCTTATTAATTGCGGCAGGATTATTTGCAGCGCGCGGCGATATGAGTGTTGCTATTCTTCTTACTTCATTGACAATAGCTGCTATCGTTGGTGATGCCGTTGGTTTTTATATTGGAAAAAAATTAGGACCCTTATTATATAAAAAAGAAGATTCTTTTTTCTTTCGTAAAAAGCATATTCAAGCTGCCCATGATTTTTACGAAAAACACGGTGGAAAAACTATCATTATTGCGCGATTTATTCCGATTATTCGTACATTTGCTCCTACTGTAGCAGGTGCTGCAGAAATGAGTTATTTTCGCTTTGTTACCTTTAATATTGTTGGTGCTTTTTTATGGGTATTTAGTATGATTTTAAGTGGATATTATCTGGGAAAAGTATTTGGTGAACAAATAAATGACTATATCCATATTTTAATTATTGGAGTTATTATTGTTTCGTTACTTCCGCTTATTATCAAATGGATTAAATCAAGAAAAATTCAAAATAACAATGTTTAA
- a CDS encoding SanA/YdcF family protein — protein sequence MIVKALQTFIKFIWYIFSIFTLFLFILFSIFFVTNTIIYFNSQSISPPIYPKEFAIVLGASVHGDALSGALKARMQKAIELYNKKLVKNILMSGDGTDSNYSETSAMKKFALKNGIPQDALLTDEKGYSTYATILRAKEVFNLKSAYIISQDFHLKRAVWIAREVGIQADGVSAGNTKDKWYYYVREFFARTKDYFQVIFKVTPYDEKNFFF from the coding sequence TTGATTGTTAAAGCCCTGCAAACATTTATAAAATTTATATGGTATATCTTTTCTATTTTCACATTATTTTTATTTATTTTATTTTCTATTTTTTTCGTTACAAATACAATAATTTATTTTAATTCTCAATCGATCTCTCCTCCCATTTATCCCAAAGAATTTGCAATTGTATTAGGCGCCAGTGTCCATGGTGATGCGTTATCAGGGGCTCTTAAAGCACGCATGCAAAAAGCAATTGAACTTTATAATAAAAAACTCGTCAAAAATATTTTAATGAGTGGCGATGGCACGGACAGCAACTATAGCGAAACCTCAGCCATGAAAAAATTTGCCTTAAAAAATGGAATTCCTCAAGATGCTCTTTTAACAGATGAAAAAGGTTACAGCACCTATGCTACGATACTTAGAGCAAAAGAAGTTTTTAATTTAAAAAGTGCCTATATAATTTCACAGGATTTTCATTTAAAAAGAGCGGTATGGATTGCAAGAGAAGTGGGCATTCAAGCAGATGGCGTGAGTGCGGGAAACACAAAAGACAAATGGTATTACTATGTCCGAGAATTTTTTGCGCGCACGAAAGATTATTTTCAAGTTATTTTTAAAGTAACACCTTATGATGAAAAAAATTTCTTTTTTTAA
- a CDS encoding DUF4258 domain-containing protein, with translation MVVPKHSESEILEKVKISIETGSYIILPHARLRTKERKVLPKDIECALLNGKRTKKRDRQDALLKTWSYAFEGSTIDKRELRVIVTIDDLLKIVTVVILNEEGEDL, from the coding sequence ATGGTGGTGCCAAAACATAGTGAGTCTGAAATTCTTGAAAAAGTAAAAATTTCTATTGAAACAGGTAGTTATATCATACTTCCACACGCTCGACTGAGAACGAAAGAAAGAAAAGTTCTCCCTAAAGACATTGAATGCGCTCTTTTAAATGGGAAAAGAACCAAAAAAAGAGACCGTCAAGATGCCCTATTAAAAACTTGGAGCTATGCCTTTGAAGGATCAACAATTGATAAGCGTGAACTTAGAGTTATTGTAACAATAGATGATCTACTTAAGATTGTAACTGTCGTTATTTTAAATGAAGAAGGGGAAGATTTATGA
- a CDS encoding helix-turn-helix domain-containing protein, producing MKNNIVPYDELGFRIYLINPDMYELPDGTKVPAPNMKILQDEVFKILCDKPFRLTGNELHFIRKYMHMTQQKFSELLNLSNHSIVSQWENKDDAVCGMDYNTEVLLRLSMEVYISNTISAEKLVKLKNMPNRSEPIYVRAA from the coding sequence ATGAAAAACAATATTGTCCCATATGATGAATTGGGATTCAGAATATACCTGATTAATCCTGATATGTATGAGCTTCCAGATGGAACAAAAGTACCAGCTCCAAACATGAAAATACTACAAGACGAAGTCTTTAAAATTCTTTGCGATAAACCATTTAGATTAACTGGAAATGAACTTCATTTTATTAGAAAATATATGCATATGACTCAACAAAAATTTTCTGAGCTTTTAAATCTTTCAAATCATTCAATTGTTTCTCAATGGGAAAACAAAGATGATGCGGTGTGCGGAATGGATTATAATACTGAGGTTTTGCTGAGGCTTTCAATGGAAGTTTATATATCAAATACAATTTCAGCAGAAAAACTTGTTAAATTAAAAAATATGCCTAATCGTTCTGAACCTATTTATGTTAGGGCAGCTTAA
- a CDS encoding group II intron maturase-specific domain-containing protein codes for MLRGWLNYYCKFHGSLAIHAISRAVNFALVRWARRKFKKLNRSYSRARDLIRRM; via the coding sequence GTGTTACGTGGATGGCTTAACTATTACTGTAAATTTCATGGTTCTTTAGCAATTCATGCTATTTCTCGTGCAGTTAATTTTGCTCTCGTAAGATGGGCAAGAAGAAAATTCAAGAAATTAAATAGAAGTTATTCCAGAGCAAGAGATTTAATTAGAAGAATGTAA
- a CDS encoding transposase produces METGKRYGLVLPSLNSKNMQLFLEFFSIFVRINEQVLLIFDGSRAHNSNQIIIPKNITLHFLPPYSPQLNPIERVWLFLKRNYLSFKLYEKIEEIIQAGANSWNHLTDELIKSIDFSKLEKVDEVET; encoded by the coding sequence ATAGAAACAGGAAAAAGGTATGGATTAGTGTTACCAAGTTTAAATAGCAAAAACATGCAATTATTTTTAGAATTTTTTTCAATATTTGTAAGAATAAATGAACAAGTATTATTAATTTTTGATGGCTCGAGAGCTCATAATAGTAATCAAATTATTATTCCTAAAAATATTACTTTGCATTTTCTACCGCCTTATAGTCCTCAACTTAATCCAATAGAGCGGGTTTGGCTTTTTTTAAAAAGAAATTACCTATCATTTAAATTATATGAAAAAATTGAAGAAATTATTCAAGCAGGAGCTAATTCTTGGAATCATTTAACTGATGAACTTATTAAATCCATTGATTTTTCTAAACTTGAAAAAGTCGATGAGGTAGAAACTTAA
- a CDS encoding RICIN domain-containing protein gives MTVSKTLIAKVTYTLVILSLPLAANAFQIIGLGGKCLDVNGGQTHNGTPVTMWDCHGGSNQQWHIENGRITGIGGLCLDVSYGHGSPVQVWDCNNTPPQQWTYNIDGSLRAMGKCLDVFNFSTLNGTPVQMSNCTNNQNQKWRFW, from the coding sequence ATGACCGTTAGTAAAACTTTGATTGCTAAAGTAACATATACTTTGGTAATATTATCTCTTCCATTAGCAGCTAATGCTTTTCAAATTATTGGACTGGGAGGAAAATGTCTCGATGTCAATGGTGGACAAACGCATAATGGAACTCCTGTTACTATGTGGGACTGTCATGGTGGTTCGAATCAACAGTGGCATATTGAAAATGGCAGAATAACTGGCATTGGAGGATTATGTCTTGATGTTAGCTATGGTCATGGCTCTCCTGTCCAAGTTTGGGACTGTAATAATACTCCTCCTCAGCAATGGACTTATAATATTGATGGTTCTCTAAGAGCTATGGGAAAATGCCTTGATGTATTTAATTTTAGCACATTAAATGGTACTCCTGTTCAAATGTCGAACTGTACCAACAACCAGAATCAAAAATGGCGGTTTTGGTAA
- a CDS encoding tetratricopeptide repeat protein, which yields MQNSLNDFRAALFAGDFYLAENIGLVQIQQLGEKPDWLNEMGILYLMRGDLPESLRFFDRAVMADPNYIEAQFNASIILSDLGFYDEAASRFAEACKREGVLLAQKHYDMSLFYLSVRRFTEAEEELKKAIAQYRSIEYFLELARLYFELQDYESALEQITIALTLDPQSVAALSLQNKCLQSKENFNANLNEVKVVENKAVI from the coding sequence GTGCAAAACTCTTTGAATGACTTTCGAGCGGCTCTATTTGCAGGAGATTTTTATTTAGCTGAAAATATTGGATTAGTTCAAATCCAACAACTTGGCGAAAAACCAGATTGGCTTAATGAAATGGGAATATTGTACCTTATGAGAGGAGATCTCCCCGAGTCTTTACGCTTTTTTGATAGAGCCGTTATGGCCGATCCAAATTATATTGAAGCGCAATTTAATGCCTCTATTATTTTAAGTGATTTAGGATTTTATGATGAAGCGGCATCGCGATTTGCTGAGGCTTGTAAACGAGAGGGCGTGCTTCTTGCTCAAAAACATTATGATATGTCTTTATTTTATCTTTCTGTGAGGCGTTTTACCGAAGCAGAAGAAGAACTCAAAAAAGCAATTGCACAATATCGTTCCATTGAATATTTTCTTGAACTCGCGCGTTTGTATTTTGAGTTGCAAGATTATGAATCTGCGTTGGAACAAATTACAATCGCTTTAACTCTCGATCCACAAAGTGTTGCGGCATTATCTCTTCAAAATAAGTGTTTGCAATCAAAAGAAAATTTTAATGCAAACTTGAATGAAGTAAAAGTGGTAGAAAATAAAGCTGTTATTTAA
- a CDS encoding adenylosuccinate synthase has product MKLQHGAATLVLGVQYGDEGKGKLVDVLAEQADLVCRVQGGNNAGHTIWVNGEKIVTQLLPSGILRENCEIGIGAGVVVDPLVLRDELKKVKAQGYDITPERLHIDYRASVILPYHKNLDMKRELERSKSTTKIGTTGRGIGPTYASRAYREGPRIAEIANPDNFRAWLKSQPHLMDGLDQKLMDEFLETSEQLRPYMKDLAMIANNRMAQGGRLLLEGAQGAMLDVSFGTYPFVTSSNLVSGSCAGGLGIPPWKITNIVGVIKAYSTRVGNGPYPAELFGDFADELRKRGNEFGTNTGRPRSVGWLDLVALRYLSKINGLTGLAIMKADVLAGIENIGIITSYRDKRTQAEMTGYPMTQAAWENVEPVVEFVQGWDAVSSGTTLNKEYQAFVKKVEEFIDVPSIYISTGAERSEGIWM; this is encoded by the coding sequence ATGAAACTACAACATGGGGCAGCCACACTTGTCCTTGGAGTCCAATATGGTGACGAAGGAAAAGGGAAGCTTGTCGATGTTCTAGCAGAACAAGCAGACCTTGTATGCCGCGTGCAAGGGGGCAACAATGCGGGTCATACTATATGGGTGAACGGTGAAAAAATTGTAACCCAACTTCTTCCCTCTGGAATTTTAAGAGAAAACTGCGAAATAGGAATTGGTGCTGGAGTTGTTGTTGATCCCTTAGTGCTCAGAGATGAACTGAAAAAAGTAAAAGCCCAAGGCTATGACATCACACCTGAAAGACTGCATATTGACTATAGAGCCAGCGTCATTCTCCCCTATCATAAAAATCTCGATATGAAACGTGAATTGGAACGATCCAAAAGCACGACTAAAATTGGCACCACAGGCAGAGGCATTGGACCTACTTATGCAAGCCGCGCCTACAGAGAAGGTCCTCGCATTGCGGAAATTGCAAACCCCGATAATTTTAGAGCATGGTTAAAATCTCAACCGCATTTAATGGATGGTCTCGATCAAAAATTAATGGACGAATTTCTTGAAACATCAGAACAACTCCGTCCTTATATGAAAGATCTGGCCATGATTGCGAACAATAGAATGGCACAAGGCGGACGACTTCTTCTCGAAGGAGCACAAGGAGCTATGCTCGATGTGAGCTTTGGAACTTATCCTTTTGTGACTTCAAGTAATCTCGTTTCCGGTTCTTGTGCTGGAGGACTAGGCATACCACCTTGGAAAATCACAAATATTGTGGGTGTGATAAAGGCTTATTCCACACGCGTAGGCAATGGTCCTTATCCTGCCGAACTTTTTGGAGACTTTGCCGATGAATTGCGCAAACGTGGCAACGAATTTGGCACAAATACAGGTCGTCCGCGCTCCGTAGGTTGGCTCGATTTAGTGGCACTCCGTTACCTTTCTAAAATAAATGGCTTAACAGGACTTGCTATTATGAAAGCAGATGTTCTTGCTGGCATTGAGAATATTGGTATCATTACTTCCTATCGCGACAAACGCACACAAGCGGAAATGACAGGTTATCCGATGACTCAAGCGGCATGGGAAAATGTGGAGCCTGTAGTGGAATTTGTACAAGGCTGGGATGCTGTATCTTCGGGCACAACATTAAATAAAGAATATCAAGCCTTTGTTAAGAAAGTGGAAGAATTTATAGATGTTCCCAGTATTTATATTTCTACTGGCGCTGAAAGAAGTGAAGGGATTTGGATGTAA